One segment of Natronosalvus halobius DNA contains the following:
- a CDS encoding Rieske (2Fe-2S) protein, which yields MAGRTELTTVETVHESRSWLFTVRDRYGEAEEAILVPCEDGVEGWINRCMHEPQRLDVGRGVAMRDEEIICPRHGSMYDACSGACDNGEAAGTRLVGVDVTVEDGRVFLTDSIYRFDHEGNLQDDGDVDENGNGSDEDGDGGPSSTSHLSF from the coding sequence ATGGCAGGTCGGACGGAACTCACGACGGTCGAGACGGTCCACGAATCGCGGTCGTGGCTGTTCACGGTTCGCGACCGCTACGGCGAGGCCGAGGAGGCGATCCTCGTCCCTTGCGAGGACGGCGTCGAGGGGTGGATCAACCGTTGTATGCACGAACCGCAACGACTCGACGTCGGCCGCGGCGTCGCGATGCGCGACGAGGAGATCATCTGCCCACGACACGGCTCGATGTACGACGCCTGTTCGGGGGCGTGCGATAACGGCGAAGCCGCTGGGACTCGGCTCGTCGGCGTCGACGTGACCGTCGAGGACGGCCGGGTCTTCCTGACGGATTCGATATACCGCTTCGACCACGAGGGCAACCTCCAGGACGACGGAGACGTGGACGAAAACGGGAACGGGAGCGACGAAGACGGCGACGGCGGTCCATCGTCGACCTCACATCTCTCCTTTTGA
- a CDS encoding DUF7475 family protein — protein sequence MQFGVRPETDTLNWVLLALGLLLAGIHLYLGLVAPFTPDELITEFVVIGLLFLGGPLLYATPYWRPVLYLVGALFALYLGILWVLEGMERFPIGILTGIVASAFIALAIYLFLRDDVFAAAAGE from the coding sequence ATGCAATTCGGAGTGAGACCGGAAACGGACACGCTTAACTGGGTGTTGCTGGCCCTGGGTCTTCTCCTGGCGGGGATCCACCTGTACCTGGGTCTCGTCGCTCCATTCACGCCCGACGAACTGATCACGGAGTTCGTCGTCATCGGTCTCCTCTTCCTCGGTGGGCCGCTCCTCTACGCGACGCCGTACTGGCGCCCCGTGCTATACCTCGTCGGCGCGTTGTTTGCGCTGTATCTCGGTATCCTCTGGGTACTCGAAGGAATGGAGCGGTTTCCGATCGGGATCCTTACGGGCATCGTAGCGTCGGCTTTCATCGCCCTCGCGATCTACCTGTTTTTACGTGACGATGTCTTTGCCGCGGCGGCAGGAGAATGA
- a CDS encoding NAD(P)/FAD-dependent oxidoreductase encodes MTEYVIIGDGISGSSAAETLREEDPESSITVITDEGEPLYNRILIKEHAKGKLPEAPISIHDEDWYDERNIDLSLNTHVTTIDTDEKVVRTHEKDDVPYDKLLIATGGTPTQLPVENSDAEGVHHFWTFQDARKIRESAEAADDAVIVGAGLLGIDFAAVCGSQGVDGKFLMRGDRWWRYALSADGAEIMHDGMRSVGVEPIFDSGVSEFEVDDDGRVEAAIGGDGNRYPCDFAGVAIGLTFNTEFLHDTDIEQDNGIVVDEYMQTNLEDVYAAGDLTQFYDVLLGEQAQNGSWGSAKEQGRVAGINMAADNEAEPFEWVSSYSITHFDFPFLSFGHPTLGDEHAERRYSDTEWRRIAFKDGKVVGGVLIGDLSAQSKLKQLMRQQRIVADQAEVLLEKRVDLDELAPSQDQ; translated from the coding sequence ATGACCGAGTACGTTATCATCGGGGATGGGATCTCCGGCAGTTCGGCCGCGGAGACACTCCGGGAGGAGGACCCGGAGTCGTCGATCACCGTCATCACCGATGAGGGCGAACCGCTGTACAATCGCATCCTGATCAAAGAACACGCCAAAGGCAAACTGCCCGAGGCCCCGATCTCGATCCACGACGAGGACTGGTACGACGAGCGTAACATCGACCTCTCGCTCAACACGCACGTGACGACGATCGACACCGACGAGAAGGTCGTCCGCACCCACGAGAAAGACGACGTCCCCTACGACAAACTGCTGATCGCGACGGGCGGAACGCCCACGCAGTTGCCGGTCGAAAACAGCGACGCCGAGGGCGTCCACCACTTCTGGACGTTCCAGGACGCCCGGAAAATCCGCGAGAGCGCCGAAGCCGCCGACGACGCGGTCATCGTCGGCGCCGGATTGTTGGGCATCGACTTCGCGGCGGTCTGTGGCTCCCAGGGAGTCGACGGCAAGTTCCTGATGCGCGGGGACCGCTGGTGGCGCTACGCGCTCTCGGCCGACGGCGCCGAGATCATGCACGACGGGATGCGAAGCGTGGGCGTCGAGCCGATCTTCGACAGCGGCGTCAGCGAGTTCGAGGTCGACGACGACGGCCGCGTCGAGGCCGCCATCGGCGGCGACGGCAACCGCTACCCGTGTGACTTCGCCGGCGTCGCGATCGGTCTGACGTTCAACACCGAATTCCTCCACGACACCGACATCGAGCAGGACAACGGCATCGTCGTCGACGAGTACATGCAGACGAACCTCGAGGACGTCTACGCGGCGGGCGACCTGACGCAGTTCTACGACGTTCTCCTGGGAGAACAGGCCCAGAACGGCTCCTGGGGCTCGGCCAAAGAGCAGGGGCGAGTCGCGGGCATCAACATGGCTGCCGACAACGAGGCCGAGCCCTTCGAATGGGTTTCCTCGTATTCGATCACTCACTTCGACTTCCCGTTCCTCTCGTTTGGCCACCCCACCCTGGGCGACGAACACGCAGAACGTCGCTACTCCGACACCGAGTGGCGCCGCATCGCGTTCAAGGACGGCAAGGTCGTCGGTGGCGTCCTCATCGGCGACCTCTCCGCCCAGAGCAAGCTCAAACAACTCATGCGCCAACAGCGTATCGTCGCCGACCAGGCCGAGGTCCTCCTGGAGAAGCGGGTCGACCTGGACGAACTCGCGCCGAGCCAGGATCAATAA
- a CDS encoding CBS domain-containing protein: MDDIFVARLMSSDLITVAPDTLVEDAGQTMLENGISSLVVVDDDGRLEGILTTTDFVTIVAESYPKAETTVERYMTTDVVTVSPQQPITEVANVMLENGVHHLPVVDQDEGVVGIVTTTDLAGYLTTMRASV, encoded by the coding sequence ATGGACGACATTTTCGTTGCCAGATTGATGAGCTCGGATCTCATAACGGTCGCCCCCGACACCCTCGTCGAGGACGCCGGCCAGACGATGCTCGAGAACGGCATTAGCTCACTCGTCGTGGTCGACGACGACGGTCGCCTCGAGGGGATCCTGACGACGACCGACTTCGTCACTATCGTCGCTGAGAGCTATCCAAAAGCGGAGACGACCGTCGAGCGCTACATGACGACCGATGTCGTGACCGTTTCGCCCCAGCAGCCGATCACCGAGGTGGCGAACGTAATGCTCGAAAACGGGGTCCACCACCTGCCGGTCGTCGACCAGGACGAGGGCGTCGTCGGCATCGTCACGACGACCGACCTGGCGGGGTACCTGACGACGATGCGGGCGTCGGTGTAA
- a CDS encoding class I SAM-dependent methyltransferase — protein sequence MNVPCVRVRPEHGETVRSRLADADLIADEFEITVEDGWLYVPVAVQGGYSSEADDEGESETDGESGRPVDALLSDLEDLEVDYALVDQDVPARDTQTMPADLLGFEPSYERLGDTALLEEDDPQRAQEIAAAILASDLPLETVLNKASKIKGETRVRDWNVVAGEGTTVVHREYGCEFALDLASVYFSPRLATERHRVVEQATEGERVFDMFAGVGPFVIPFARRGAECVGVDVNEIAIEYLQENADLNGVVDRVTAIDADVREVAPDYEGWADRIVMNLPHSADAFLESAVTIAGDDCVIHYYDIQHEDDPFGPGERAIRAAAEPEYEVTVETRRVVRSYAPHELNVCLDVHLERL from the coding sequence ATGAACGTGCCGTGTGTCCGCGTTCGCCCCGAACACGGCGAGACCGTTCGGAGTCGGCTTGCCGACGCGGACCTGATCGCCGACGAGTTCGAGATCACCGTCGAGGACGGCTGGCTCTACGTTCCAGTCGCGGTCCAGGGTGGGTACTCGAGCGAAGCGGACGACGAGGGCGAGAGCGAAACGGACGGCGAGAGCGGACGCCCGGTAGACGCCCTGCTCTCGGATCTCGAGGATCTCGAGGTGGACTACGCGCTCGTCGACCAGGACGTACCCGCTCGCGATACACAGACGATGCCCGCGGATCTCCTCGGCTTCGAGCCTTCCTACGAACGACTGGGCGACACCGCGCTCCTGGAGGAAGACGACCCACAGCGGGCCCAGGAGATCGCCGCCGCCATCCTCGCGTCCGACCTGCCCCTCGAGACGGTCCTGAACAAGGCCTCGAAGATCAAGGGCGAGACTCGCGTGCGCGACTGGAACGTGGTTGCCGGCGAGGGCACGACCGTCGTCCACCGGGAGTACGGCTGTGAGTTCGCACTCGACCTCGCGTCGGTGTACTTCTCGCCGCGTCTCGCCACCGAACGCCACCGGGTCGTCGAGCAGGCGACCGAGGGCGAGCGCGTCTTCGACATGTTCGCGGGCGTCGGCCCGTTCGTGATCCCGTTCGCAAGACGCGGCGCCGAGTGCGTCGGCGTCGACGTCAACGAAATCGCGATCGAGTACCTCCAGGAGAACGCCGATCTGAACGGCGTCGTGGATCGGGTGACGGCGATCGACGCCGACGTCCGCGAGGTCGCCCCCGACTACGAGGGCTGGGCCGATCGGATCGTGATGAATCTCCCTCACAGTGCGGACGCATTCCTCGAGTCTGCGGTGACGATCGCCGGTGACGACTGCGTAATTCACTACTACGACATCCAGCACGAGGACGATCCCTTCGGTCCAGGAGAGCGAGCGATTCGCGCAGCAGCGGAACCCGAGTACGAGGTGACTGTCGAGACCCGGCGCGTCGTTCGATCCTACGCGCCTCACGAACTCAACGTCTGCCTGGACGTGCACCTCGAGCGGCTGTGA